A stretch of the Gracilinanus agilis isolate LMUSP501 chromosome 4, AgileGrace, whole genome shotgun sequence genome encodes the following:
- the TNFAIP8L2 gene encoding tumor necrosis factor alpha-induced protein 8-like protein 2 has translation MEPFSSRNLALQAEKKLLSKMAGRSVAHLFIDETSSEVLDELYRVSKEYTQSRGEAQRVIKDLVKVAIKVAVLHRNGRFGPGEMTLAARFRQKLRQGAMTALSFGEVDFTFEADVLTALLTECRDTLLELVEHHLTTKSHGRIRHVFDHFSDPSLLTALYSPSYAQHLGKICDGLRKLLDEGKL, from the coding sequence ATGGAGCCCTTCAGCTCAAGAAACCTTGCCCTACAGGCAGAGAAGAAACTCCTGAGCAAGATGGCAGGGAGGTCAGTGGCACACCTCTTCATCGATGAGACCAGCAGTGAGGTGCTGGATGAACTTTACAGGGTATCTAAAGAGTATACTCAAAGCCGAGGCGAGGCCCAGCGAGTCATCAAGGACTTGGTCAAGGTGGCCATCAAGGTGGCGGTATTGCATCGAAATGGGCGGTTTGGTCCTGGGGAGATGACCCTGGCAGCTCGATTCCGCCAGAAGCTTCGTCAAGGCGCCATGACAGCTCTCAGCTTTGGTGAAGTAGACTTCACCTTTGAAGCCGATGTGCTGACTGCCCTGTTAACAGAGTGCCGGGACACCTTACTTGAGCTGGTAGAGCACCACCTTACGACCAAGTCTCATGGCCGTATCCGCCATGTCTTTGATCACTTCTCGGACCCCAGCCTACTCACTGCCCTGTATAGTCCTAGCTATGCCCAACATCTTGGCAAGATCTGTGATGGGCTCAGAAAGCTGCTGGATGAGGGcaagctttga
- the LYSMD1 gene encoding lysM and putative peptidoglycan-binding domain-containing protein 1: protein MASPSRQASPGGSGLLRGSRARSYGSLVQSACSPVRERRVEHLLEPGDTLPGLALKYGVTMEQIKRANRLYTNDSIFLKKTLYIPILTEPRGLFNGLDSEEEEEREEEMLLSQGGAESPSVLRKKEEKASSDQDLPIPSHDLSATDFLKKIDSQISLSKKAAVKKLKKGESGVPGEDLHPHLASPRKQQRAVLGPVPLTRTTRTATLRDQEDEIFKL from the exons ATGGCGTCCCCCTCCCGGCAGGCGTCCCCGGGGGGGTCGGGGCTCCTGCGAGGGAGTCGGGCCCGCTCTTACGGCAGCCTGGTGCAGTCGGCCTGTTCCCCAGTGCGCGAGCGGCGGGTGGAGCACCTGCTGGAGCCCGGAGACACCCTGCCCGGCCTGGCGCTCAAATACGGGGTGACG ATGGAACAGATTAAGCGTGCTAATCGTCTTTATACTAATGACTCCATCTTCCTCAAGAAAACTCTCTATATTCCTATTCTGACTGAGCCTCGAGGATTATTCAATGGGCTAGAttctgaggaagaagaagaaagagaggaagaaatgctATTGAGTCAAGGTGGAGCTGAATCTCCCTCAGttttgaggaaaaaagaagaaaaagccagCAGTGACCAGGACCTCCCCATACCCAGCCATGACCTCTCTGCTACTGACTTCCTTAAGAAGATTGACTCACAAATCAGTCTGTCAAAGAAGGCTGCTGTCAAGAAACTGAAGAAAGGCGAGAGTGG GGTACCGGGGGAGGATCTACACCCTCACTTGGCTTCTCCCCGAAAGCAGCAACGGGCAGTACTAGGCCCTGTACCCCTGACTCGAACAACAAGGACAGCCACCTTACGGGACCAGGAAGATGAAATCTTTAAACTCTGA